One Chitinophagaceae bacterium C216 genomic window carries:
- the cyoE gene encoding Protoheme IX farnesyltransferase, with protein sequence MVVFSSVISYLLVPGVLIDWWRIILFFAGGMLVTGSANTINMVVEKDTDALMKRTAKRPIASGRITPEQGLGFAVLTGALGVFILGYYFNWTAALLAAFSLFLYAFVYTPLKKINSVAVLIGAVPGALPCLIGWVAGFLPGQEIAWLGGIIMFGIQFFWQFPHFWAIAWVAHQDYSRVGFKLLPSDKGPTKFTALQTLVYTLLMVPVTLAPFFTGISTTAGTKGITALIFVILANIFMIVRSVILYNKMDVASARKVMFGSYLYLPVILLALLLAKA encoded by the coding sequence ATGGTGGTTTTCAGCAGTGTAATTAGTTATCTGCTGGTACCCGGGGTGTTGATTGATTGGTGGCGGATTATTTTGTTCTTTGCAGGTGGTATGCTGGTTACAGGCAGCGCGAATACCATCAATATGGTTGTGGAGAAGGATACCGATGCGCTGATGAAAAGAACTGCCAAAAGACCCATTGCTAGCGGGCGTATTACGCCTGAGCAAGGTTTGGGATTTGCAGTACTTACTGGAGCTTTAGGTGTGTTTATTCTGGGGTATTACTTTAACTGGACGGCGGCATTGTTGGCTGCGTTCAGCTTGTTTTTATACGCTTTTGTATATACTCCGCTAAAGAAGATAAATTCTGTAGCCGTATTGATAGGTGCTGTGCCGGGGGCTTTACCATGTCTTATTGGATGGGTAGCTGGATTTCTTCCCGGACAGGAGATTGCCTGGTTAGGGGGAATTATCATGTTTGGTATCCAGTTTTTCTGGCAGTTCCCTCATTTTTGGGCAATAGCTTGGGTGGCACATCAGGATTATAGTAGGGTTGGATTTAAACTGTTGCCCAGTGACAAGGGGCCCACAAAATTCACGGCATTACAAACATTGGTATATACTTTACTAATGGTGCCGGTAACATTAGCTCCCTTTTTTACAGGCATTAGTACTACTGCAGGGACTAAAGGAATTACCGCATTGATATTCGTCATACTCGCCAATATATTTATGATCGTGCGTAGTGTGATATTATATAACAAAATGGATGTAGCGAGTGCACGGAAAGTGATGTTTGGTAGCTACCTATATCTACCAGTAATACTCTTAGCATTATTATTGGCAAAAGCTTAG
- the ctaE gene encoding putative cytochrome c oxidase subunit 3, with amino-acid sequence MLQTTMSNEQHKKLHPHKFTLWVAMASIIMMFAGLTSAFIVKSNLTGWRTIELPRVFWISTVVILASSLTVQMAVRAFKDRDMSKYRTLLTITFVLGIGFVICQIIGFTELWEQNVRFRGSSGAGQFFYVIAGLHALHVLGGVVAMAVMVIRSFIGKIKVYSPIPSEVMAMYWHFVDILWLYLLIFFIIVG; translated from the coding sequence ATGTTACAAACTACAATGAGCAACGAACAGCATAAGAAATTGCACCCCCATAAATTTACTTTATGGGTTGCAATGGCAAGCATCATTATGATGTTCGCCGGTCTTACCAGTGCGTTCATTGTAAAGAGCAATCTCACCGGGTGGAGAACCATTGAGTTACCTCGAGTTTTTTGGATCTCTACTGTGGTAATATTGGCAAGTAGCCTTACCGTGCAAATGGCTGTAAGGGCCTTCAAGGATCGGGACATGAGTAAGTACCGCACCTTACTGACCATCACCTTTGTATTGGGAATTGGCTTCGTTATCTGCCAGATTATCGGATTCACCGAGCTATGGGAACAGAATGTTCGATTTAGAGGATCTTCCGGTGCAGGACAGTTCTTCTATGTTATTGCCGGATTGCACGCTCTACACGTACTGGGTGGGGTAGTAGCAATGGCTGTAATGGTTATCAGATCTTTTATTGGTAAAATAAAAGTATATAGTCCTATACCATCGGAAGTAATGGCCATGTATTGGCACTTTGTAGATATATTGTGGTTATATTTATTAATCTTTTTTATAATTGTTGGATAA
- the rluD_1 gene encoding Ribosomal large subunit pseudouridine synthase D yields MKNKLQDLIIFENEDLIALNKPSGMLSIPDREAKEQSLKDILQQRYPEVYIVHRLDRDTSGLIIFAKNAAAHRHFSLQFENRKTIKIYLGLLLGSLAKTDGVVDVPIAENTSKRGTMMVHRRGKPARTDYKVLKDFKQYSWVWFQIHTGRTHQIRVHAKELGHPLAVDKIYGDGQPILLSSIKNRFKLSKDALEEKPLLNRLALHAYQLTIEDLQGKAITLEAPLHKDLTATLKQLEKWRQ; encoded by the coding sequence TTGAAGAACAAACTGCAGGATTTAATCATATTCGAAAACGAGGACCTGATAGCGCTCAATAAACCTTCGGGCATGCTTTCCATTCCCGACAGGGAAGCAAAAGAACAGAGCCTTAAGGATATACTGCAACAACGATATCCTGAAGTTTATATCGTGCATCGTCTTGACAGAGATACTAGTGGTTTGATAATTTTTGCTAAAAATGCTGCGGCACATAGACACTTCAGCCTGCAATTTGAAAATCGTAAAACCATAAAAATTTATCTGGGACTGCTCCTGGGCTCTTTGGCAAAAACAGATGGCGTTGTTGATGTTCCCATTGCCGAAAACACGAGCAAACGGGGCACTATGATGGTACATCGTCGGGGCAAACCTGCACGTACCGATTATAAAGTGCTGAAAGATTTTAAACAATATAGCTGGGTTTGGTTTCAGATACACACGGGGCGTACACATCAGATTCGGGTGCACGCCAAAGAATTGGGGCATCCGTTGGCTGTAGATAAAATTTACGGAGACGGACAACCTATCTTACTTTCCTCCATCAAAAACAGGTTTAAACTGAGCAAGGATGCATTGGAAGAAAAGCCCTTGCTAAATAGATTGGCGCTACACGCCTATCAGCTTACAATAGAAGATTTGCAGGGGAAGGCTATAACCTTGGAAGCTCCTTTACACAAGGATTTAACAGCTACCCTAAAGCAACTGGAGAAATGGCGGCAGTAA
- the gtfA gene encoding UDP-N-acetylglucosamine--peptide N-acetylglucosaminyltransferase GtfA subunit, with protein MKIVLIQHRAFLDGSGGTEKICTFLANQFAAAGHSVTIATYDANTNGKPFFPLNENIQVDNIYSTSIIQKVAQPIYNYKGNNPLLWIKHKLKKKYAKAYNYFLYKKVKGPDGLYTYNLLQRAKAWNRYLQQLHPDVIITMSIETLLEITYQQHYDAVIINSTNGRPDYDYTDLLWYRSRQEKQLLKEAYKHLSAIQVLFDSYKQFIPDSFTGKSYVIPNPAPQIPDEHIVHHTKTKERYKIIQIGSLVTDCKQQHLSIEVFSKIAHKYPHWDLYFWGQGPDYTSLKEKIAALEMEDRIHLMGLTDDPLYELSNSDIFLFPSKYEGLPLALLEAMSAGLPSLGFASCSGVNELIQHGENGFLANDIIEMQQYLELLINDAQLRERMGFNAHNKMKSFSADIISNKWKTLLDEVTGR; from the coding sequence ATGAAAATTGTGCTTATACAACACAGAGCCTTTCTTGATGGCTCGGGAGGAACTGAAAAAATTTGCACTTTTTTAGCTAACCAATTTGCGGCTGCCGGACATAGTGTTACTATTGCAACCTATGACGCCAATACAAATGGTAAGCCTTTCTTCCCGTTAAATGAGAATATACAGGTTGACAATATTTATAGCACATCCATTATTCAAAAAGTCGCACAACCTATATACAATTACAAAGGCAACAATCCACTGCTTTGGATAAAACATAAATTGAAGAAAAAATATGCCAAGGCTTATAACTATTTTCTGTATAAAAAAGTAAAAGGGCCAGATGGTTTGTATACTTATAATCTTTTGCAACGTGCCAAAGCCTGGAATCGTTATCTGCAACAGCTGCATCCGGATGTAATTATTACCATGTCTATCGAAACGCTGCTGGAAATTACCTATCAGCAGCATTATGATGCCGTTATCATCAACTCTACCAATGGTAGGCCCGATTATGATTATACAGACTTATTGTGGTATCGAAGTCGGCAAGAGAAGCAGCTTCTAAAAGAAGCTTATAAGCATCTTTCTGCTATACAAGTATTGTTTGATAGCTATAAACAGTTTATACCTGATTCCTTTACGGGAAAAAGTTATGTCATACCCAATCCCGCACCTCAAATTCCTGACGAACACATCGTCCATCATACGAAAACTAAAGAGCGTTATAAAATTATTCAAATAGGCTCTTTAGTAACAGATTGCAAACAGCAACATCTCTCTATAGAGGTATTTTCAAAAATTGCGCATAAATATCCTCACTGGGACCTTTACTTTTGGGGACAGGGGCCCGATTATACATCTTTGAAAGAAAAGATTGCTGCTTTAGAGATGGAAGACCGGATTCATCTTATGGGGCTCACAGATGATCCTCTCTATGAATTATCTAACTCCGATATTTTTTTATTCCCCAGTAAATATGAGGGACTCCCATTAGCATTGCTGGAAGCCATGTCTGCAGGACTCCCTTCATTAGGATTTGCTTCCTGCTCAGGTGTGAACGAATTGATCCAGCACGGTGAAAACGGTTTCTTGGCTAATGATATCATTGAAATGCAACAATATCTTGAACTATTAATAAATGATGCTCAGCTACGCGAACGTATGGGCTTTAATGCACACAACAAAATGAAAAGTTTCAGTGCCGACATCATTAGCAATAAATGGAAGACTTTGCTTGATGAGGTTACGGGTAGATAA